The proteins below come from a single Chryseobacterium sp. MA9 genomic window:
- a CDS encoding TolC family protein, whose amino-acid sequence MKIYVAGLLMLGVSYTISAQTGSPTKDTLRLSLQDAWQKAEENSRHIRINTINLDIAEAEVKDAKRERLPEIEVKGSAEKASNIPIYENGIFSKPTQHEVIHTLYRARADFYLNIYNGNKLNLKIKENQTLQKIKDIQKEQSVSDIHYRTAALYLELQKTLIFRNLIQQDIADQKAQLKEIQALYKNGVVLKSDVLRIELELSKRKMALVTIENDILLATQKLNIILGIPDEQIVIPEAPFNQWNENITYSDYLKLAMDHSFSYHVSEQQTELSKIKLKQVKANVRPKIGMYGEFYYANPQIFLYPYNPYWYSLGIVGIKASFSISSLYHNTHKVKAAQLEFEKEEEVHKDTEDKVRQQVKEAYLRYQEALEQIKVAEANVTQAKENARIIKNTYFSQTSLITELLDADIQLLQTKFELEAAKIMAQNNYYLLQNITGVL is encoded by the coding sequence ATGAAAATTTATGTCGCCGGATTGCTGATGCTGGGAGTTTCCTACACAATATCAGCTCAGACAGGCAGTCCAACAAAGGATACTCTACGGCTCTCCTTACAAGATGCATGGCAAAAAGCTGAAGAAAACAGCCGTCACATCAGAATTAATACTATCAACCTTGACATTGCTGAAGCGGAAGTAAAAGATGCGAAAAGAGAACGGCTTCCGGAAATAGAAGTTAAAGGTTCTGCCGAAAAAGCGTCCAACATTCCTATCTATGAAAACGGAATCTTTTCCAAACCGACCCAGCATGAAGTCATTCACACGCTTTACCGGGCCAGAGCAGATTTTTATCTGAACATTTATAACGGAAACAAGCTGAATCTTAAGATTAAGGAAAACCAGACCCTTCAGAAAATTAAGGATATCCAGAAAGAGCAGTCTGTTTCTGATATTCATTACAGAACGGCAGCTCTTTATCTTGAACTTCAGAAAACTTTAATTTTCAGAAACCTTATCCAGCAAGATATTGCCGATCAGAAAGCACAGCTTAAAGAAATTCAGGCCCTTTATAAAAACGGGGTCGTTTTAAAAAGTGATGTTTTAAGGATTGAGCTTGAGCTTTCAAAGCGAAAGATGGCTTTGGTGACCATAGAAAATGATATTCTCCTTGCTACACAAAAACTGAACATTATCCTGGGTATTCCTGATGAGCAGATTGTCATTCCTGAAGCACCATTTAATCAATGGAATGAAAATATTACTTACAGCGACTATTTGAAACTGGCAATGGATCACTCTTTCAGTTATCATGTCTCTGAACAACAGACAGAACTGAGTAAGATAAAGCTGAAGCAGGTAAAAGCTAATGTAAGACCTAAAATCGGGATGTATGGTGAATTTTACTATGCCAATCCGCAGATTTTTCTTTATCCCTACAATCCTTATTGGTATTCATTAGGAATAGTGGGAATTAAGGCTTCATTTTCCATTTCTTCCCTTTATCATAATACCCATAAAGTAAAAGCCGCACAGCTGGAATTTGAAAAAGAAGAGGAGGTACACAAGGATACTGAGGATAAAGTAAGACAGCAGGTGAAAGAAGCCTATCTGAGATATCAGGAAGCTCTTGAGCAGATAAAGGTAGCAGAAGCCAATGTTACCCAGGCCAAAGAGAATGCGCGCATTATTAAGAATACCTACTTCAGTCAGACTTCTCTTATTACAGAGCTGCTGGATGCAGATATACAGCTTCTTCAGACAAAATTTGAACTGGAAGCAGCAAAAATTATGGCACAGAACAATTATTATTTACTACAAAACATTACAGGCGTTTTATAA
- a CDS encoding HlyD family secretion protein, with product MKKKYTPTDRLITKITGWISVAIVAALAVWGGFTLKNYYTYEQTNDAQVQEYVNPIISRAGGFIVAVKFEENQEVKKGDTLLIIDNREYILQQKQTQAALQKARAQLKVLESNTGTTEKEAAAAMAQIDANKAKVWKQQLDYNRYKKLYDEESATKQRLEDVKATLDVNESDYKSSQDNYAASKSKINDIQAEKTVVLAEITRLEALLDRHKLDVSYTAVTAAYDGRMGRRTVEVGQMIDAGETLAFIVNNETDKWVVANYKETQIKDMHIGDHVKIVADSYPDREFKGTIISLSPATGSSFSLLPPDNSTGNYVKIVQRIPVRIKVDGVRKDIDVLKVGMNVNVYADKRHSNG from the coding sequence ATGAAAAAAAAATATACTCCCACCGATAGATTAATTACAAAGATCACAGGATGGATCTCAGTTGCAATCGTTGCCGCACTTGCCGTATGGGGCGGTTTTACTCTAAAGAATTATTATACATATGAACAGACCAATGATGCACAGGTTCAGGAATATGTAAACCCTATTATTTCAAGAGCCGGAGGATTCATCGTAGCCGTGAAATTTGAAGAAAACCAGGAAGTTAAAAAAGGGGATACGCTTCTGATTATAGATAACCGTGAATATATCCTTCAGCAAAAACAGACTCAGGCAGCTCTTCAGAAAGCCCGCGCCCAGCTGAAAGTACTGGAAAGCAATACAGGTACCACAGAAAAGGAAGCCGCTGCAGCAATGGCTCAGATAGATGCCAATAAAGCAAAAGTATGGAAGCAGCAGCTTGATTATAACAGATATAAAAAACTCTATGATGAAGAATCTGCCACAAAACAGCGGCTTGAAGATGTAAAAGCAACTTTGGATGTAAATGAAAGTGATTACAAATCTTCTCAGGATAATTATGCTGCTTCGAAATCAAAAATAAATGATATTCAAGCGGAAAAAACAGTTGTACTGGCAGAAATTACAAGACTGGAAGCACTGCTGGACCGCCATAAACTGGATGTAAGCTATACCGCAGTCACTGCTGCTTATGACGGAAGAATGGGAAGAAGAACCGTTGAAGTAGGGCAGATGATTGATGCCGGAGAAACGCTGGCATTTATTGTTAATAATGAAACGGACAAATGGGTGGTTGCAAATTATAAGGAAACACAGATCAAGGATATGCATATCGGGGATCATGTGAAAATTGTAGCAGATTCTTATCCTGACAGAGAATTTAAAGGAACCATCATTTCGCTATCCCCGGCTACAGGATCAAGTTTTTCATTGCTGCCACCGGATAACTCTACCGGGAACTATGTGAAGATTGTACAGCGTATTCCTGTAAGAATAAAAGTAGATGGAGTAAGGAAAGATATTGATGTCCTGAAAGTGGGAATGAATGTGAATGTATATGCCGATAAAAGACATTCTAATGGCTAA
- a CDS encoding beta-carotene 15,15'-monooxygenase: MAKRQMPFFKRWAPEWLIKIILFSMTLPGIIIFFLPLANVNAAAGYYGSEPADIQFSVALFYAGYVGFYSLERRFFSFLAAKEYFLLFTTLQILACLVCYLTCEIYILFPVRFIQGMLFAGNVNLSLTLIFTRLSSERGREISFSVFFGILICALPFNNLITADLIDSYNFNIVYKTAIFSYLPGLIFLTLAMSNYRTHARFHLYKLDWQSFGLFSTILVLIGYITIFGQEYYWLEDNRILGSVIGIVVLGGISIFRQQAIKRPYIDLRIFKYRNFKIGLLILFVMYICRFASGIVNNYFASELHLDPFHISYINIFNLAGLVVGVIIACCMVLQKKNIRYIWGSGFLMLLIFHGLMYYSFDVQADEFNYYIPLFLQGLGVGLIMVPTIIFIISSVPAIIGPSAAAAALAVRYLGFCISIALINFFELFEKSRHYNAFQDHLSVVDPAVKNFLHYQTAKLISRGMPEDKAVKAANKLLVGRMNVQDHVRFAMDYYEIMVWLLAVSLLLIFLFPYLNRTALYLKSRRLSPA, from the coding sequence ATGGCTAAAAGACAAATGCCGTTTTTCAAAAGATGGGCACCCGAATGGCTGATCAAGATCATTCTCTTTTCAATGACTCTTCCGGGAATCATTATATTTTTTCTTCCTTTGGCTAATGTGAATGCAGCAGCGGGATATTATGGGAGTGAACCAGCGGATATTCAGTTTTCTGTAGCACTGTTTTATGCAGGATATGTAGGATTTTACAGTCTGGAAAGAAGGTTTTTCAGCTTTCTTGCTGCAAAGGAATACTTTCTTCTGTTTACCACACTGCAGATTTTGGCCTGCCTGGTATGTTATTTAACCTGTGAAATTTATATCCTGTTTCCGGTGCGTTTCATACAGGGAATGTTATTTGCAGGAAACGTGAATCTGTCACTGACTCTTATTTTTACGAGACTGAGCAGTGAAAGAGGAAGGGAGATTAGTTTTTCAGTATTCTTTGGAATCCTGATCTGTGCTCTGCCATTTAATAATCTGATTACTGCAGATCTTATTGATTCATATAATTTTAATATTGTCTATAAAACTGCTATATTCTCTTACCTGCCCGGGCTTATTTTCCTCACCCTTGCCATGAGCAATTACAGAACTCATGCGAGATTTCATCTGTATAAACTAGATTGGCAGAGCTTTGGGCTTTTCAGTACTATACTGGTACTGATAGGATATATTACCATTTTTGGACAGGAATATTACTGGCTGGAAGATAACCGGATTCTGGGAAGTGTCATAGGGATTGTTGTTTTGGGAGGAATATCCATTTTCCGCCAGCAGGCCATTAAAAGACCTTATATTGACTTACGGATTTTTAAATACAGAAATTTTAAAATAGGGCTGCTGATCCTTTTTGTAATGTATATCTGTCGGTTTGCATCAGGAATTGTCAACAATTATTTTGCTTCAGAACTGCATTTGGATCCTTTTCATATTTCCTATATAAATATTTTTAACCTTGCAGGGTTGGTTGTTGGGGTGATTATTGCCTGTTGTATGGTATTACAAAAGAAAAATATACGGTACATCTGGGGTTCCGGATTCTTAATGCTGTTGATCTTTCATGGATTAATGTATTACTCTTTTGATGTTCAGGCTGATGAGTTTAATTATTATATTCCGTTATTTCTTCAGGGATTGGGAGTAGGATTGATTATGGTTCCGACGATTATTTTTATTATTTCCTCAGTTCCTGCTATTATTGGTCCTTCAGCTGCAGCAGCTGCTCTGGCAGTCCGATACCTGGGATTCTGCATCAGTATAGCGCTGATCAATTTTTTTGAATTGTTTGAAAAAAGCCGCCATTATAATGCTTTTCAAGATCATTTAAGTGTTGTGGATCCGGCAGTCAAAAATTTTCTTCATTATCAGACCGCTAAACTTATTTCCAGAGGAATGCCTGAGGACAAGGCGGTAAAAGCTGCCAATAAGCTGCTGGTAGGAAGAATGAATGTTCAGGATCATGTCCGTTTTGCTATGGATTATTATGAAATAATGGTGTGGCTTCTTGCGGTTTCGCTGTTATTAATTTTTCTTTTTCCCTATTTGAACCGTACGGCTCTTTATTTGAAATCCCGAAGACTGTCGCCAGCTTAG
- a CDS encoding GlxA family transcriptional regulator, producing MKKEVQNTGKKNIVLLALPQVQLLDIAGPWDVFTSANRFLNSEKQNSGYHVHLVSGTSEKIIYSGSGMPLSCSYTIYDIDFPIDTLLVAGTSLSMLDEISPDVYHYLQNITPEVRRMGSVCVGAFVLAKAGLLDGRQVTTHWKFADTLQKSYPKLEVNVNPFFIRDKPIYTSGGVSSGMDLALALLEEDFGKPLATEVARHLVLPLKRSGIQSQFGDALPEYEVMSPFTKEVRDLLKDKLAETITIEYIAEFLNMSVRNFSRVFVKESGMTPGRFLEKMRLDQAKNMLEYTEMSVDMIANKSGFSSSVSLRRVFLKNISLSPAQYRKAFKTTD from the coding sequence ATGAAGAAAGAAGTGCAAAATACCGGGAAGAAAAACATAGTGCTTTTGGCATTACCACAGGTACAGCTGCTTGATATTGCCGGACCGTGGGATGTTTTTACATCAGCAAACCGTTTTTTGAACAGCGAAAAACAGAATTCCGGTTATCATGTTCATTTGGTATCCGGCACATCAGAAAAGATAATATATTCTGGTTCTGGAATGCCGTTATCATGCAGTTATACCATTTATGATATTGACTTTCCTATAGATACTTTACTCGTTGCTGGTACTAGTTTGAGTATGCTGGATGAGATTAGTCCCGATGTTTATCATTATCTTCAAAATATAACACCAGAAGTAAGACGGATGGGATCAGTATGTGTGGGAGCATTTGTACTTGCCAAAGCAGGTCTGCTGGATGGCCGACAAGTGACTACCCATTGGAAATTTGCAGATACATTGCAGAAATCCTACCCAAAGCTGGAGGTGAATGTCAATCCTTTTTTTATTCGTGATAAACCTATCTATACTTCAGGAGGTGTTTCGTCAGGAATGGATCTTGCATTGGCTCTTTTGGAAGAAGACTTTGGAAAACCTTTGGCCACAGAAGTTGCCCGGCATCTTGTTTTGCCTTTAAAAAGATCCGGAATACAATCGCAGTTTGGAGATGCACTGCCGGAATATGAAGTAATGTCTCCTTTTACAAAAGAAGTTCGGGATCTGTTGAAAGATAAGCTGGCAGAAACTATAACAATAGAATACATTGCAGAATTCCTGAACATGAGTGTTCGTAATTTTTCAAGAGTATTTGTAAAAGAATCAGGAATGACTCCCGGCAGATTTCTTGAAAAAATGAGACTGGATCAGGCTAAAAATATGCTGGAATATACTGAGATGAGTGTTGATATGATTGCCAATAAATCTGGATTTAGCAGCTCAGTTTCGCTTCGCAGAGTATTCCTTAAAAATATTTCCCTTTCTCCGGCACAATACCGGAAAGCATTCAAGACTACAGATTAA
- a CDS encoding DJ-1/PfpI family protein, whose product MKDVQNSETMNVAFLVYDQVEVLDLSGPLDVFVKANVIQPNSYYCFTVGKTKEAINTEANTMIVIPTYDLQTCPKPDMIVIPGANPDQIMKCIQDKDFRETVLEWIKNHYDTGTVVFTVCTGSMLLSGTGMLAGHDITTHSMLLDVLEQHNPEANVIRNVRYIDQEQLITTAGITAGIDAALYMIGKRLGQETVDTIIKLFEYQNGKADISI is encoded by the coding sequence ATGAAAGACGTACAAAACAGTGAAACAATGAATGTAGCATTTTTAGTTTATGATCAGGTGGAAGTACTTGATTTAAGCGGCCCTTTGGATGTTTTTGTTAAAGCCAATGTCATACAACCCAATAGTTATTATTGCTTTACAGTCGGAAAAACAAAAGAAGCCATAAATACAGAAGCGAATACAATGATTGTTATTCCTACATATGACTTACAGACGTGTCCAAAGCCAGATATGATTGTCATTCCCGGAGCAAATCCTGATCAGATTATGAAATGTATTCAGGATAAAGATTTCCGCGAAACTGTACTGGAATGGATTAAAAATCATTATGATACCGGAACTGTTGTATTTACAGTATGCACGGGAAGTATGCTGCTATCCGGGACAGGTATGCTTGCAGGCCATGATATCACAACTCATAGTATGCTTCTAGATGTTTTAGAACAGCACAATCCGGAAGCCAATGTAATCCGGAATGTACGTTATATTGACCAGGAACAGCTGATAACTACTGCAGGAATTACAGCCGGAATTGATGCTGCTCTTTATATGATTGGAAAACGTCTTGGTCAGGAAACCGTGGATACCATTATTAAACTTTTTGAATACCAGAATGGTAAAGCTGATATTTCAATTTAA
- a CDS encoding transposase, with amino-acid sequence MENLTVTSIARAEIWLCITTLLYFLMNGAQIFETLIFVPKWASSPPETFKILQDGKGTSLKIFWIILHSLHEIAFILAIIFCWKVDPVRNWLLALFIIHAAVRVWTLTFFAPNIIQFQNLVSSSISEEIISRILLWKTLNYIRVAIYIAVSIGLIPLCIKLFSFHD; translated from the coding sequence ATGGAAAATTTAACCGTCACTTCAATTGCCCGGGCAGAAATATGGCTTTGTATTACAACATTGCTTTACTTCCTTATGAATGGTGCACAGATTTTCGAAACTCTTATATTTGTGCCTAAATGGGCTTCTTCCCCACCCGAAACCTTTAAGATACTTCAGGATGGAAAAGGAACAAGTCTGAAGATTTTTTGGATCATCCTTCATTCCCTTCACGAAATCGCCTTCATTCTTGCCATTATTTTTTGCTGGAAAGTTGATCCGGTAAGGAACTGGCTTTTAGCTTTATTCATCATTCATGCAGCTGTAAGAGTCTGGACATTAACATTTTTCGCGCCAAACATTATACAATTTCAAAACCTGGTATCTTCTTCTATTTCAGAAGAAATAATATCTAGAATCTTGCTTTGGAAAACCCTTAATTATATTCGGGTAGCTATTTATATTGCCGTTTCAATCGGCCTTATTCCTCTTTGTATTAAACTATTCAGTTTCCATGATTAA
- a CDS encoding MarR family winged helix-turn-helix transcriptional regulator encodes MTKNTITHFRESSRAYSDASIFMHEAIARKAGLSSADHKYLGLILQYESITAGEISKLTGLTTGAVTGLIDRLEKKNLLKRQFIREDRRKVIIIPNVENSMKLLGPIFDELQQKTLSLIATFSQKEIESIERYFREATILMKETADHLNNP; translated from the coding sequence ATGACTAAAAATACTATAACGCATTTTCGCGAATCCAGCAGAGCGTACTCCGATGCTTCTATTTTTATGCACGAAGCTATTGCCAGAAAGGCAGGACTTTCCAGTGCTGATCACAAGTATCTGGGACTTATTTTGCAGTATGAATCTATTACAGCCGGTGAAATATCAAAATTAACAGGTCTTACTACCGGCGCTGTGACAGGGTTGATAGACCGTCTGGAAAAAAAGAACCTTCTTAAGAGACAATTTATCCGGGAGGATCGAAGAAAAGTAATCATTATTCCAAATGTTGAGAACAGTATGAAATTATTGGGACCTATTTTCGATGAGCTACAGCAAAAAACGCTTAGCCTCATTGCTACTTTTTCTCAAAAGGAAATAGAATCTATTGAGCGGTATTTCAGGGAAGCAACCATCCTCATGAAAGAAACAGCAGATCACTTAAACAACCCATAA
- a CDS encoding nuclear transport factor 2 family protein, producing MNLPKVITELVKAQNDFNSVAYANCFSDTAVVFDEGKTHNGRKEIEHWIADSNERYKSVMTPVSYEENGSSSVLSAECSGTFPGSPIILKFHFEIVDGQIQHLKVTD from the coding sequence ATGAATTTACCAAAAGTAATCACAGAATTAGTAAAAGCTCAGAACGATTTTAATAGCGTTGCCTACGCAAATTGTTTTTCTGATACAGCTGTTGTTTTTGATGAAGGAAAAACACACAATGGAAGAAAAGAAATAGAGCATTGGATAGCAGATTCCAACGAGCGTTACAAATCGGTTATGACGCCTGTCAGTTATGAAGAAAATGGCAGTTCAAGTGTCTTATCTGCAGAGTGTTCAGGTACATTTCCTGGGAGTCCAATTATATTAAAATTTCATTTCGAAATTGTTGACGGACAAATACAACATTTGAAAGTAACTGATTAA
- a CDS encoding SDR family oxidoreductase, translated as MEQFNFNNELSGKIALVTGGTKGAGKAIAERLLQAGATVIISARNAPEKENSNLHFIASDLSKAEGTQKVISEVLSTYGRLDILVNNLGGSSTPAGGFTTLTDKDWESTLQANLLAPVRLDRGFLPQMIDRKSGVIIHIASIQGKLPLYDSTLPYAAAKAALRNYSKSLSNEVTPKGVRVLTVSPGWINTTASEAWLGEIARNANSTVEEAQQSVIDALGGIPFGRPAEPKEVAELVSFLVSPRAGYLSGTEFVIDGGTVPTI; from the coding sequence ATGGAACAATTTAATTTCAACAATGAGTTATCAGGCAAGATTGCATTGGTAACAGGAGGTACAAAAGGAGCAGGAAAAGCAATTGCAGAAAGGTTGCTACAAGCTGGCGCAACAGTTATCATTTCTGCTAGAAATGCACCTGAAAAAGAAAACAGCAATCTGCATTTTATTGCCTCCGACCTGAGCAAGGCAGAAGGAACACAAAAAGTAATCAGCGAAGTATTGTCTACTTATGGAAGGCTGGATATTCTTGTAAATAACCTTGGTGGATCATCAACACCCGCCGGCGGCTTTACTACATTAACAGATAAAGATTGGGAATCAACTCTACAAGCTAATTTGCTTGCTCCTGTTCGACTGGACAGAGGTTTTTTACCACAAATGATCGATAGGAAAAGTGGTGTTATCATTCACATTGCTTCCATCCAGGGTAAACTCCCTTTGTACGATTCAACTTTGCCTTATGCAGCTGCAAAAGCAGCTTTGAGAAACTATAGTAAAAGTTTATCAAACGAAGTTACCCCTAAAGGTGTTCGGGTTCTGACTGTTTCGCCAGGCTGGATCAATACGACAGCATCTGAAGCCTGGCTGGGCGAAATTGCAAGAAACGCAAACAGTACTGTAGAAGAAGCGCAACAAAGTGTAATAGATGCATTAGGTGGAATACCTTTCGGTAGACCTGCCGAACCAAAAGAAGTAGCTGAATTAGTTAGTTTTCTTGTATCACCAAGAGCCGGCTATTTATCAGGAACTGAATTCGTAATCGATGGTGGCACAGTACCAACAATTTAA
- a CDS encoding helix-turn-helix domain-containing protein: MYERKIIPNLNCGLDLIGEVLYGKWKIRLLWFIDQGHKRPSELQRKIPDATRRVLNIQLKELEDHELVTKKIYPVVPPKVEYSLTEFGKSLIPVISILGQWADQHEDRLRTLILKRIQGSADLENFS, translated from the coding sequence ATGTATGAGAGAAAAATAATACCGAACTTAAATTGCGGTCTTGATCTGATCGGTGAAGTACTGTATGGTAAATGGAAAATACGTTTGCTTTGGTTTATTGATCAGGGGCATAAAAGACCAAGTGAATTACAGCGTAAGATACCGGATGCAACACGACGGGTTTTAAACATTCAGTTAAAGGAATTGGAAGATCACGAATTGGTTACAAAGAAAATTTATCCGGTCGTGCCTCCAAAAGTAGAGTACAGCTTAACTGAGTTTGGTAAAAGTTTGATTCCTGTAATAAGTATTTTAGGTCAATGGGCAGATCAACATGAGGATCGGCTAAGAACGTTGATTTTAAAAAGAATTCAAGGTTCTGCTGATCTAGAAAATTTCAGCTAA